The proteins below come from a single Malus domestica chromosome 03, GDT2T_hap1 genomic window:
- the LOC103428629 gene encoding uncharacterized protein produces the protein MQHDEVIWQVIRHKHCSYMSKIETGIFCRNPYNVTGICNRSSCPLANSRYATIRDHDGVFYLYMKTIERAHMPNKLWERVKLPRNYEKALEIIDKHLMYWPKFLVHKTKQRLTKMTQMRIRMRKLALKTREKIMTTPRKQIKREARREEKAEKAALLDQSIEKELLERLNKNVYGDIYNYPFKQYQKVLDGAEVETEREEEEEEEEEPEIEYVEGYDELEEEDDIEDFAGLAMDNSHADDDNVGSDEEAVVARKRGRKESAFSSKKFEKDEPAVKSKKKPRVLVEVEHEDTGARQKAVQ, from the exons ATCCGCCACAAGCACTGCAGCTACATGTCCAA AATTGAAACTGGGATTTTCTGTAGAAACCCCTATAACGTTACCGGGATTTGTAACCGGAGCTCCTGCCCTCTAGCTAATAGTCGTTACGCCACCATTCGCGACCATGACG GAGTCTTCTATCTTTATATGAAAACTATAGAGAGAGCTCATATGCCGAACAAATTATGGGAAAGAGTTAAGTTGCCGCGGAATTATGAGAAAGCACTTGAAATTATTGACAAGCATCTG ATGTATTGGCCTAAGTTTCTCGTGCACAAAACAAAGCAACGGCTAACTAAAATGACTCAGATGCGGATACGCATGAGGAAGcttgctttaaaaacaag GGAGAAAATAATGACAACACCAAGGAAACAGATAAAGAGAGAGGCTAGAAGAGAGGAAAAGGCTGAAAAAGCTGCACTATTGGACCAG AGCATTGAGAAAGAACTATTAGAACGCCTTAACAAAAATGTTTATGGAGATATATACAACTATCCCTTTAAACAATACCAAAAAGTTCTTGATGGGGCAGAGGTAGAGACtgaaagggaagaagaagaagaggaggaggag GAACCTGAGATAGAATATGTTGAAGGCTATGATGAACTTGAAGAGGAAGATGATATAGAAGATTTTGCTGGTCTTGCAATGGACAATTCGCATGCAGATGACGATAATG TTGGAAGCGATGAAGAGGCAGTAGTTGCTCGCAAGAGAGGGCGAAAGGAATCTGCCTTTTCTTCTAAAAAGTTTGAGAAAGATGAACCTGCTGTCAAATCGAAGAAAAAGCCGAGGGTGCTTGTTGAG GTGGAGCATGAAGATACTGGTGCTAGGCAAAAAGCAGTCCAGTGA